One part of the Xiphophorus maculatus strain JP 163 A chromosome 1, X_maculatus-5.0-male, whole genome shotgun sequence genome encodes these proteins:
- the LOC102217447 gene encoding chymotrypsin-like elastase family member 2A: MKFVILALFVAGAYGCGLPTYPPILSRVVGGVDVRQNSWPWQVSLQYQSGISFYHTCGGTLISDLWVITAAHCIGSRTYRVYLGKHDLTASEGGSIAISPEKIIVHPNWDSYNIRNDIALIKLASPVQLSASITPACLPTSGEILPDQAPCYVTGWGRLWTGGPIADILQQALLPVVDYPTCSRGDWWGSLVTTSMICAGGDGNVASCNGDSGGPLNCKNSDGSWDVHGVVSFGSSLGCDYPKKPSVFTRVSDYISWINNVMTSN, encoded by the exons ATGAAGTTTGTGATCTTGGCTTTGTTCGTTGCCGGTG CCTATGGCTGTGGCCTGCCCACCTACCCCCCAATCCTTTCCAGGGTGGTCGGCGGAGTCGATGTCCGTCAGAACAGCTGGCCCTGGCAG GTGTCTCTGCAGTACCAGAGTGGTATCAGTTTCTACCACACTTGTGGTGGCACTCTGATCTCCGACCTGTGGGTCATCACTGCTGCTCACTGTAtcgg GAGCCGCACCTACAGAGTCTATCTGGGAAAACATGACCTGACTGCCAGTGAGGGTGGTTCCATTGCCATCAGCCCCGAGAAGATCATTGTCCACCCCAACTGGGACTCTTACAATATCCG TAACGACATTGCCCTGATCAAGCTGGCATCTCCTGTCCAACTCTCAGCTTCCATCACCCCCGCCTGTCTCCCCACCTCTGGGGAAATTCTGCCCGACCAGGCTCCCTGCTACGTCACTGGCTGGGGACGTCTCTGGA cTGGAGGCCCCATCGCTGACATCCTGCAGCAGGCCCTCCTCCCTGTGGTCGATTACCCCACCTGCAGCAGAGGTGACTGGTGGGGCTCTCTGGTCACCACTAGCATGATTTGTGCTGGAGGCGATGGTAATGTGGCTAGCTGCAAC GGAGACTCCGGTGGTCCCCTGAACTGCAAGAACTCTGATGGCTCTTGGGATGTCCACGGAGTGGTGAGCTTTGGCTCAAGTTTGGGCTGCGACTACCCCAAGAAGCCCTCTGTCTTCACCAGAGTCAGTGACTACATCAGCTGGATCAACAAT gtcATGACCTCCAACTAA